Proteins encoded together in one Lathyrus oleraceus cultivar Zhongwan6 chromosome 5, CAAS_Psat_ZW6_1.0, whole genome shotgun sequence window:
- the LOC127082707 gene encoding stearoyl-[acyl-carrier-protein] 9-desaturase 6, chloroplastic, with protein MTMSMSICTQLGAKIPPRCYLMDQSKTFLNLQKTHSMPPEKKEVFKSLDKWAVKNLLPLIKPVEKSWQPHDLLPDSSLPADEFIDQVKALKDRTAELPDDYLVVLVGGMITEEALPTYQTWVNGLDGIGDETGSSLTPWAIWTRSWTAEENRHGDLLKTYLYLSGRVDMRMIEKTIHYLIGTGVDVGTENNAYMGFVYTSFQERATFVTHGNIARMAKERGDLVLAQICGTIAADEKRHKNAYVRIVEKLLEVDSSETMMAIANMMRRKITMPAHLMHDGQDPRLFDHYSAVAQRIGVYSTDDYADILEFLIRRWKLEKLEGLTSEGQRAQEFVCKLAPRIRRLQERLDLRASKINHKFSWIFNKEVSL; from the exons ATGACAATGTCAATGTCAATATGCACCCAACTAGGAGCAAAGATTCCACCACGATGCTATCTAATGGACCAATCCAAAACATTCCTTAATCTCCAAAAGACACATTCAATGCCCCCAGAGAAAAAAGAAGTGTTCAAATCCCTGGATAAATGGGCAGTGAAGAATCTTTTGCCACTAATCAAACCTGTGGAGAAAAGCTGGCAACCCCATGACTTGTTGCCAGACTCGTCGCTACCTGCGGATGAGTTCATCGATCAAGTGAAGGCCCTGAAAGATCGAACGGCCGAGCTTCCCGACGATTATCTTGTGGTTTTGGTCGGTGGCATGATCACCGAGGAAGCATTGCCTACGTACCAAACATGGGTGAACGGGTTGGATGGAATTGGGGACGAGACAGGGTCAAGTTTGACACCATGGGCTATATGGACAAGATCTTGGACTGCCGAAGAAAATAGACATGGAGATTTACTCAAAACCTATCTCTATCTTTCCGGTCGCGTTGATATGCGCATGATTGAGAAGACGATCCATTACCTGATTGGAACTGGCGTG GATGTGGGAACCGAAAACAATGCGTACATGGGCTTCGTGTACACATCATTTCAAGAGCGAGCCACATTTGTGACGCACGGCAACATAGCTCGAATGGCCAAAGAAAGAGGTGATTTAGTACTTGCACAAATATGTGGTACCATTGCTGCGGACGAGAAGCGCCACAAGAACGCTTACGTGAGAATCGTCGAGAAGCTTCTAGAAGTGGACTCATCAGAAACTATGATGGCTATAGCAAATATGATGCGGCGCAAGATTACAATGCCCGCACACTTGATGCACGATGGACAAGACCCGCGACTCTTCGATCATTATTCAGCGGTGGCGCAGCGTATTGGCGTGTATTCGACGGATGATTATGCTGATATCTTGGAGTTTTTAATTAGAAGGTGGAAATTGGAGAAGCTTGAGGGCTTGACAAGTGAGGGACAACGTGCACAAGAGTTTGTGTGTAAGCTTGCACCGAGAATAAGAAGATTGCAGGAACGTCTTGATTTGCGAGCAAGCAAGATCAACCACAAATTCAGTTGGATCTTCAATAAAGAGGTGTCATTGTGA